A genome region from Clostridium pasteurianum includes the following:
- a CDS encoding SDR family NAD(P)-dependent oxidoreductase codes for MNYYEDKKILIIGGTGTIGSKMVTELLKSNPKVIRIFSRDEYKQFMMQNAIKDCNKLRFLIGDVRDYDRVERAMNGIDIVFNLAAMKHVPACEYNPTEAIKTNVSGMENVIKAATYNNVQCVLFTSSDKAINPINAYGATKLLAEKLVQAANFSKGSIRTKFVAVRFGNVMGSRGSVIPFFKKQIIDDGIVTVTDGRMTRFMMTVKQAVNLTLIAAEKALGGEVFVLKMPVLLLQELVDVVVEETSRKYSLDREKINTKVIGLRAGEKMYEELMTEEEAQYAYEFDDMFAVTPTSFDRLKYENFYSSCKKAKIKSYTSNDEIILSKEQLRNIIKNENLI; via the coding sequence ATGAATTACTATGAAGATAAAAAAATATTGATAATTGGTGGGACTGGTACAATTGGATCAAAAATGGTCACAGAACTTTTAAAATCAAATCCTAAGGTAATAAGGATATTTAGCAGAGATGAGTATAAGCAATTTATGATGCAAAATGCTATAAAAGACTGCAATAAATTAAGATTTTTAATTGGCGATGTAAGGGATTATGATCGTGTTGAAAGAGCTATGAATGGTATAGATATTGTATTTAACTTAGCAGCTATGAAGCATGTTCCAGCCTGTGAGTATAACCCAACTGAGGCAATTAAAACAAATGTGTCAGGCATGGAGAATGTTATAAAAGCAGCAACCTATAACAACGTACAGTGCGTACTTTTTACAAGTTCAGATAAAGCTATAAATCCAATAAATGCTTATGGTGCAACTAAATTATTAGCTGAAAAATTAGTTCAAGCAGCTAATTTTAGTAAAGGTTCCATTAGAACTAAATTTGTTGCAGTAAGATTTGGCAATGTTATGGGGTCAAGGGGATCAGTTATACCATTTTTCAAAAAACAAATTATTGATGATGGTATAGTTACAGTAACAGATGGGAGAATGACACGTTTTATGATGACAGTAAAGCAGGCAGTAAATCTTACACTTATAGCAGCAGAAAAGGCATTAGGTGGAGAAGTTTTTGTGCTAAAAATGCCTGTTCTATTGCTTCAAGAACTTGTTGATGTTGTAGTTGAAGAAACCTCTAGAAAATACAGTTTGGATAGAGAAAAAATTAATACAAAAGTAATAGGATTAAGAGCAGGAGAAAAGATGTATGAAGAACTTATGACAGAGGAAGAAGCTCAATATGCCTATGAATTTGATGATATGTTTGCTGTTACGCCTACAAGCTTTGACAGACTAAAGTATGAAAATTTTTATTCAAGTTGCAAGAAAGCTAAAATAAAAAGTTATACTTCAAATGATGAGATTATTTTAAGTAAAGAGCAATTAAGAAATATAATTAAAAATGAAAATTTAATCTAA
- a CDS encoding HAD-IIIC family phosphatase — MKRSISEYISTYKQLNKCGTRNIRIAYLSSFTTRAFKEVLTVECADEDIKCEFYEGAYNQYSQEILNLNGSLYKFNSQLIIIFIDIRSLLGENYFQFYAFNENQRREFFDEKLNNIENLLEVLKSNTNSKILFHNFEVPMYSSMGILENKQNEGIVKSITMLNEKLNAKYINDNQVFIFDYEGFCSKYGKINIHDDKMYYIGDVKLKFDYIPYLCMEYMGYIKPMCSIIRKCIVLDLDNTLWGGVVGELGIEGIKLGPTNEGKPFWELQKYLLALNKRGVLLAVNSKNNKDEALEVIKKHPYMVLGEDNFACIEINWDDKVLNLKKISKELNIGLNSIVFMDDDKFNREIVKGELPDVKVVDLPSDPALYLSTVMGLNDFNILSLTQEDKNKQKMYNAQKKRDIEKRNSTNIDEYIKNLKIKVDIKENDIFNVARISQLTQKTNQFNMTGRRCSEEEIKNLMNDKEYKIISAKVSDKYGDNGLTAVIIINVKENKLVINGFFMSCRIIGRRIENNLIDYIVKKAKKLKLNEIIGQFKETARNVPCMDFYKNYGFKLLKEKDKTQYWIYKL; from the coding sequence TTGAAAAGAAGTATTAGTGAATATATTAGCACATATAAGCAATTAAATAAATGTGGCACTAGGAATATTAGAATAGCTTATCTTTCTAGTTTTACAACAAGGGCATTTAAAGAAGTTTTGACTGTGGAGTGCGCAGATGAAGATATTAAGTGCGAATTTTATGAGGGAGCATATAATCAGTATTCTCAAGAAATTCTTAATTTGAATGGTAGCCTTTATAAATTTAACTCTCAATTAATAATAATATTTATAGATATTAGAAGTTTGCTTGGTGAAAATTATTTTCAATTTTATGCTTTTAATGAAAATCAAAGACGAGAATTTTTTGATGAAAAATTGAATAACATAGAAAATTTATTAGAAGTTTTGAAATCAAATACAAATTCTAAAATACTATTTCATAATTTTGAAGTGCCAATGTATTCATCTATGGGAATTTTAGAGAATAAACAGAATGAGGGTATTGTCAAAAGTATTACTATGTTAAATGAAAAACTTAATGCTAAATATATTAATGATAATCAGGTGTTTATATTTGATTATGAAGGTTTTTGCTCAAAGTACGGGAAAATAAATATTCACGATGATAAAATGTATTATATAGGGGATGTAAAACTTAAATTTGATTATATTCCATATCTTTGTATGGAATATATGGGATATATTAAACCAATGTGTTCTATTATAAGGAAATGTATTGTTCTAGATTTAGATAATACTTTATGGGGCGGTGTAGTTGGTGAACTTGGTATAGAAGGAATAAAACTTGGACCGACAAATGAGGGTAAGCCTTTTTGGGAACTTCAAAAATATCTTTTAGCCCTTAATAAAAGAGGAGTTCTTTTAGCTGTAAATAGCAAAAATAACAAGGATGAAGCACTCGAAGTTATTAAAAAGCATCCTTATATGGTTTTGGGAGAAGATAATTTTGCATGCATAGAAATAAATTGGGATGATAAGGTTTTAAATTTAAAGAAGATTTCAAAAGAACTTAATATAGGGCTTAATAGTATTGTATTTATGGATGATGATAAATTTAATAGAGAAATTGTAAAAGGAGAACTTCCAGATGTTAAGGTAGTAGATTTGCCCAGTGATCCTGCATTATATTTAAGTACTGTTATGGGTCTAAATGATTTTAACATATTAAGTCTTACACAAGAAGATAAGAATAAACAAAAGATGTACAATGCTCAAAAGAAAAGAGACATAGAAAAAAGAAATAGTACCAATATTGATGAATACATTAAAAATTTAAAAATAAAAGTTGATATCAAAGAAAATGATATATTTAATGTTGCAAGAATTTCGCAGCTGACTCAAAAAACAAATCAATTTAATATGACTGGACGCAGGTGTTCAGAAGAAGAAATTAAGAATTTAATGAATGATAAAGAATACAAAATTATTTCTGCAAAAGTTTCAGATAAATATGGAGATAATGGACTTACAGCTGTTATAATAATAAATGTAAAAGAAAATAAACTTGTTATAAATGGGTTCTTTATGAGTTGCCGCATTATAGGAAGAAGGATAGAAAATAATTTAATTGATTATATAGTAAAAAAAGCTAAAAAGTTAAAACTAAATGAAATAATAGGGCAATTTAAAGAAACAGCAAGGAATGTGCCCTGCATGGACTTTTATAAAAATTATGGATTTAAATTATTAAAGGAAAAAGATAAAACACAATATTGGATATATAAATTATAG
- a CDS encoding acyl carrier protein: protein MDELKQIFSSVTGMKVEDINDNISRDNNDDVWDSFAHLMLISEIEDKLKIKFTMEEVEGIRNFKQLNDIAAKKRG, encoded by the coding sequence ATGGATGAATTAAAACAAATTTTTTCATCAGTTACAGGTATGAAGGTAGAAGATATTAATGATAATATATCTAGAGATAATAATGACGATGTATGGGATTCTTTTGCTCATCTTATGCTTATTTCTGAAATTGAAGATAAATTAAAGATTAAATTTACAATGGAAGAGGTAGAGGGAATAAGAAATTTTAAACAGCTTAATGATATTGCAGCTAAAAAGAGGGGATAG